In the genome of Streptomyces sp. SAI-127, the window CGAGAGGAGGCGGAACACCGTGACCGGAACCACGGCCCCCAGGCCGGTGCACGACGAACATCACTCGGTGGGCGAACTCGTCGGACAGGCCACCGAACAGGTCTCGCGGCTGGTGCGGCAGGAAGTCGCCCTCGCGAAGGAGGAGCTGGCCGAGAAGGGCCGGCGGGCCGGTAAGGGCGGCGGGCTGCTCGGTGCCGCCGGCGCCTTCGCCTACGCGGGGCTGCTCGCCCTGGCCGGAACGGCCACCGCCGCCCTCTCCCTGGTGCTGTCGGTGTGGGCCTCGGCACTGATCGTGACGGCCGTGCTGTTCGTGATCGCAGGGGTGCTCGCCGCCACCGGCCGCGCCCAGCTGCGCCGTGCCACACCCCCGACGCCCGAGGAGGCCCTCGGCAGCGTCAAGGCGGACGTCGAGGAGATCAGGGAAAGGGCGCACCGATGACGGACAGGACGAGCGGCGAGCCCCCCGTGACGGGGGCCAAGGGACCCGATGAACTGCGGCGCCAGATCCAGCGCACCCGCAGCGAACTCGGCGACACGGTAGAGGAGTTGGCAGGAAAAATGGACGTGAAGGGCCGCGCACGGGCCCGTGCGGCAGACCTCAGGGACAAGGCGGGCGCGATGACCGTGCAGCTGCGCAGCAGCGCCGCACAGGCCGGTCATACCGTGCACGACCGGGCCACGCAAGCCGGACACATGGTCCAGGACAGGGCGGCGAAGACCGGTCACAAGGTCCAGGACCGGACGCTGCAGGCCGGTCACAAGGTCCAGGACCGGACGCTGCAGGCCGGCCATGTCACCCAGGGCAAGGCTTCGCAGACGAGTGCGGCGCTGGAGCGGAGGGCGGAACACAGCGTGCCCAGGCCGGCCCGGCCCCTGGTCCTGGCCGCGATACGGCATCCGCGGCCGACGCTGATCGTCGGCGCGGCAGTGGCCACGGTCGTCGTGGTGTCGTGGCGGTACCCCAAGAAGTGAGCGGTTGGTACGGCTGGGCGCGGGCGGTGGCCCGCGCCCAGCCTTGTGCGTACCCTCACCGCCCGCGGCTCGCCCGCAGCCTCGGCGGCCACTTCCGGGTGTCCCGGGGCTCCACGTACGGCTCCTCCGTCGACTCGGCCTCGCCGGAGGCGATCGCCCGCTCCCGGGCCAGTTCCGCGTCGAACTCCAGGCCCAGCAGGATCGCCAGGTTCGTCAGCCAGAGCCACACCAGGAAGACGATGGCGCCGGCGAGGGTGCCGTACGTCTTGTTGTAGGAGCCGAAGTTGGCGGCGTAGAGAGCGAAGCCCGCGGAGGCGGCGAGCCAGACCAGGGTGGCGAGGACACTGCCCGGGGAGATCCAGTGGAAGCCGCGGCCCCGGACGTTGGGCGCCGCCCAGTACAGCAGCGCGATCATCAGGACGACCAGGAGCAGCAGCACCGGCCACTTGGCCACGCCCCAGAGCGCGATCGCCGCGTCGCCGAACCCCACCGCCCTGCCCGCCCGTTCGGCCAGCGGGCCCGTGAACACCACGATCAGCGCGCTCGCCGCCAGCATCAGCATCAAGGTCACGGTCAGCGCCAGCCGCAGCGGCGTCAGCTTCCACACCGGACGCCCCTCGGGCAGGTCGTACACCGCGTTGGACGTACGGATGAACGCTGCGACGTACCCGGACGCCGACCACAGCGCGGCGAGCAGGCCGACGATCGCGAGCACGCTGCCCGTGCCGCCGCTGTCGCCGAGCTGGACCACCGCGTCCCGCAGGATGTCCCGGGCCGGTCCCGGCGCGAGGTCCCCGATGTTGTCCAGGATCTTGTCCGTGGCGCGCTGTCCCACCACGCCCAGCAGGGAGACCATCACCAGCAGGGCGGGGAACAGCGACAGGACGCCGTAGTACGTCAACGCCGCCGCACGGTCGGCGAGTTCGTCGTCCAGCAACTCCTTCCCCGTGCGCCGCAGCACCGCACGCCAGGATCGCGCGGGCAACTTGGAGGGGCTGTTCGGCTGGTCGTCGGCCTGCTCGTCCATGCCGTGGCGGGTCTCCCGAAACCCCCCGCCGAACCGCCGACTTGACCTGAATCTTGGTTGAGGTTGAAGGGTGGTGGCTATGACACGTCGTACCGACACTCACCCCGACCTGACCGACCCTCGCGCCGGCGCCCCCTTCTTCAGTCACTGGCGTGTGGGCACCCCCCTGCGCCAGCGGCAGACCGTCGAGGCCGTCGCCGCCGCCTGGGAGCGGCGGCCCTGGCCCGCCGACGACCTGCTCGGCTACCACCTCTACCGCGGGCACGACACCGCCACCCTGATGCACTTCTCGCAGTGGGCGAGCGAGCAGGCCTACGAGGCCTTCGCCAAGACTCACCGGCAGGAGCGTGTGGACGAGATCGACACCG includes:
- a CDS encoding phage holin family protein; protein product: MTGTTAPRPVHDEHHSVGELVGQATEQVSRLVRQEVALAKEELAEKGRRAGKGGGLLGAAGAFAYAGLLALAGTATAALSLVLSVWASALIVTAVLFVIAGVLAATGRAQLRRATPPTPEEALGSVKADVEEIRERAHR
- a CDS encoding DUF3618 domain-containing protein, whose product is MTDRTSGEPPVTGAKGPDELRRQIQRTRSELGDTVEELAGKMDVKGRARARAADLRDKAGAMTVQLRSSAAQAGHTVHDRATQAGHMVQDRAAKTGHKVQDRTLQAGHKVQDRTLQAGHVTQGKASQTSAALERRAEHSVPRPARPLVLAAIRHPRPTLIVGAAVATVVVVSWRYPKK
- a CDS encoding YihY/virulence factor BrkB family protein, whose product is MDEQADDQPNSPSKLPARSWRAVLRRTGKELLDDELADRAAALTYYGVLSLFPALLVMVSLLGVVGQRATDKILDNIGDLAPGPARDILRDAVVQLGDSGGTGSVLAIVGLLAALWSASGYVAAFIRTSNAVYDLPEGRPVWKLTPLRLALTVTLMLMLAASALIVVFTGPLAERAGRAVGFGDAAIALWGVAKWPVLLLLVVLMIALLYWAAPNVRGRGFHWISPGSVLATLVWLAASAGFALYAANFGSYNKTYGTLAGAIVFLVWLWLTNLAILLGLEFDAELARERAIASGEAESTEEPYVEPRDTRKWPPRLRASRGR